Proteins found in one Carcharodon carcharias isolate sCarCar2 chromosome 8, sCarCar2.pri, whole genome shotgun sequence genomic segment:
- the LOC121280711 gene encoding programmed cell death protein 4-like, whose translation MATKGKQGLAADTCPLTEDGNEAEQDGSRVSREGELQEARLSAKAKRKLRKNSSHDSESGRESFSDNAEASGTKGKMGDKKSRSGKGRGLPKKGGAGGKGVWGAAAQVYDVEQPDIRDPNYDDDKQGETVYQTVVPELDDCEFEKAVTPIIQEYFQHGDTKEVATLLAQLNLGSKKSKLPFLSVTMSLEGKASHRELMSRLLADLMGKRMSVEDVALAFDLLLRDLPDLVLDTPEAPQMLGQFIARAMADHVLPAGFLDSYRGKVDCEQARVALDKATVLLSMKRGVRLDNVWGVGGGLRPVKQLVKEMNLLLKEYLLSTDTAEAGLCLQNLEVPHFHHELVYEAVLMVLESTSSNASDLIVKLLKSFWESGFVTFDQMNRGFMRVFNAIQDISLDVPNSYSTLKQLVDHCHQQGVITKALQDQCPTREAMAFMNEDRNNCLMQAAQ comes from the exons CGGCTGACACCTGTCCTCTGACTGAAGATGGAAATGAAGCAGAGCAAGATGGGAGCCGAGTATCACGGGAGGGGGAATTGCAAGAAGCACGTCTTAGTGCTAAGGCCAAGAGGAAGTTGAGGAAGAATTCGTCGCATGACTCTGAGTCTGGCCGTGAGTCCTTCTCTGACAATGCGGAGGCTTCTGGCACTAAAGGCAAAATGGGAGACAAGAAATCGCGATCTGGGAAAGGCCGGGGGCTTCCGAAGAAAG gagGTGCTGGCGGCAAAGGCGTCTGGGGTGCTGCAGCTCAGGTGTATGATGTGGAGCAGCCCGACATCCGTGATCCCAACTATGACGACGATAAACAG GGCGAGACAGTTTACCAAACGGTTGTCCCTGAACTGGATGATTGCGAGTTTGAAAAAGCGGTGACACCTATCATCCAGGAATACTTTCAGCATGGAGATACGAAGGAAGTTGCT ACCCTCCTGGCTCAGCTGAACCTCGGCAGCAAGAAGAGCAAGCTTCCATTCCTGTCTGTGACCATGTCCCTGGAGGGCAAGGCAAGCCACCGGGAGTTGATGTCCCGTCTCCTGGCCGACCTGATGGGGAAGCGGATGTCAGTCGAAGACGTGGCTTTGGCTTTCGACCTGCTCCTGCGCGATTTGCCAGACCTCGTCCTCGACACGCCCGAGGCTCCTCAG aTGCTGGGCCAGTTCATAGCCCGTGCCATGGCTGACCATGTCTTACCTGCTGGTTTCCTGGACAGCTACAGAGGAAAGGTTGATTGTGAGCAGGCTCG CGTGGCGCTGGACAAGGCCACAGTGCTGCTGAGCATGAAGCGAGGCGTGCGTCTGGACAATGTCTGGGGTGTCGGAGGTGGCCTGAGACCCGTGAAGCAGCTCGTCAAAGAG ATGAACCTGTTGCTGAAGGAATACCTGCTGTCTACAGACACAGCTGAAGCTGGGCTCTGCCTGCAGAATCTGGAGGTTCCCCACTTTCACCACGAGCTGGTCTATGAG GCTGTACTGATGGTCCTTGAATCCACCAGCAGCAACGCCTCTGACCTGATTGTAAAACTCCTGAAGAGTTTCTGGGAGTCTGGCTTTGTAACTTTCGACCAGATGAACCGG GGATTCATGCGGGTGTTTAATGCCATTCAAGATATCAGTCtagatgtaccaaactcttaCAGCACTCTGAAACAGCTTGTGGACCATTGTCATCAGCAAGGGGTCATCACCAAAGCACTCCAAGATCAGTGCCCAACACG GGAAGCCATGGCCTTCATGAATGAGGACAGGAATAACTGCCTTATGCAGGCTGCGCAATAA